A window of Microbacterium sp. BK668 genomic DNA:
GAATTCGCCGAGGAGCGCGCCTGGGTGGAGGAGCTCGGGCCGCCCCCGAGCATTTGGTCATATGCGGGCCACTATGACGAGGATCCGGACTATCCCGGCCTCTGACTCCCGTAGCAAAAGGCCGGTCGGTCAACGCGCGGTCGGGCCCGCGAGTTAGCGAAGCGGTCTACGCCTCAGACAACCACCGAGAGTGGGTCGTAGGTTCGCACGATTTCGATGGCTATCTCGACAGCGCGCTTGGCCTGTTCGCTGGTCGGCGTGATGCCTTGATGGATGGCATCGTTGCGGATGTGCACAAGACCGGTCATCGTGTCGGCGGGCAACGTTGCAGTCGTCCAATCGACATAGACACCGAGAGTCGGTCGTCGGCCATGGCGGTCCCTGCCGCTCGCCGGGTGGGTGACGCGCCAGTTCGCGAGAACCAGCTCAACCGCTGTGCCAGCGTCGATCACCGCCTTGCGATAGCGGTCCCGCTTCAGATCACCTCGCGCGTCTCGGAGGAAGAGATGTGAGTCCGGCGGCAATCGACCCTGGTTGGTCGCAGCCACGATCCGCCTGAAGACTCCGAGCGTCACCGGTTCGGCCTCCGTGCGCCAGAGGTTCACCATACGTGGCCACGCGGAACGCGACGGACCGTCGTCAGCGATGGCACGGAACGCTAGGCCCGCTCCAACGGTCGTTGGCCGAACATGCGGATTGTCGAACAGCGTGTCCTGGCTCCCCACAGCCCCGATCCATATGAGCAGTCGCTCGAACCATCCAGGGACCTCTCCGAACATCGCGTCAAGTGCGGGTCCAATTGGAGTCCAACCCTCTATCGCGTTCGGGCTGCGCTCGATGCGCTCATCGTCGAGTTCAAACTCAAATGCGACTGACCCGAGCCACGCCCCTTCAAACCTGGGAGGGTTGGTTCGCCACTCGCCAACCTTGCCCCAGTAGTACCAATCGTCGTGTCGCGGCGACTTGGCGATGTGTTCGATCTTGGGAGCGAGTACTTCGAAGTTCCAGTCTTCCCCCATCGACCCGTCGGTGCCCTTCACCTGTGAGCTGCGCCACTCGATGTGCGGCAAGGTCAGTCGAGCGCCATATCCGGCGATACGCGCGAAGTAGGACTTGCCGTAGCAGGCCCGGGCAAGCTTCACGCGTACCGGCAATTCATAGGTTGCCACCATGTGCGCCACGGGACGACAGTATCCCGACGCCTCGGACGGGCCGCTTGAATCGCTCTCTGAAACGAGATAGGCCGGGAGTCTCGTTGTGCTGCGAGATACCGGGCTTCTCGGCTCCCTCGCGGTTCTCGATAGGGACCATCGATGGTTGCGGGGGCCTGACATAGACCCAGCTCACTTAGGAGAGCGTCTGGCCTGCGGTGCGCACGCCGGTCGCTCACCGGTCGATCCTCAGCCCTGCGTCGGCCAACTGTGTTGCGCGCGTCAGCGGCTTCGAGTGCAAGAAGCGCATCCGAGTTCCGGTCGTTGACGCACCGTGAATCCGACGTGCCCGGATAGGCGGCGCGCTGACCGGCGCGATGAGCCTGCACCGGATTCAATTGATCGATGCAACACCTCTGCTGGAGGTGGTTGCTGATGTATCTGGCCCTGTCCTCGCCTACCGCGGTGCGGCTTCTGGCTGCGGTGAAGTCGGGTGAGAGTCTCAGAAAGTCGGCCCGCATGGCGGGGGTCGGTAAGGGCAGCTTGTATCGCCTGCTGCGCGACCGGTACCTGCAGTTGCGTCGTTCGGGTCTGGATTCGGCGGCGGCGGTCGCGGAGATGGGGGTGCGGACCGGTTACATCCCCGAGTGGGAAGCCTTGGTTGATCATCCGCGGCTGCGGCATCACCTTGCTGTTGCCGAAGCGATCGAGGCGCGGTTCTGGGACGCGTTCGAATCGGGCATGACGATCACCGCGGCCAGTCACGCAGCCGGTGTTTCCCACGCGACCGGGCAGCGGTGGATCCAGCGCCGATTCGATCTGCTGCGCGCTGACCGGGTGAGCGTTGAGGAGTGCGCTCGAAGACTGCGGCTCCGTGCCGGAGGCGCCGAGAGGCTCGAGCGGCACTGGCAAGCCCGGCTTCGAGTTCGGCAGAGCGAAGCTGCTGCCGCCCGCCGGATCGCGTTGGCGACCGCGGCCCGTCATGTCGAACAGGCCACCGCGCTCCACGGAACGCTGAGGAGGAAGCAGGAGCTGACCGAGCGGTACTGGCAGCTGACACGCGAGGGCGTGACCAACACGGAGGCCTGCAGAATTCTCGGCATGTCACGCCGAGCCGGGGGTGAGATCCGTAGGCAAGCCCAGGACCGCATCCCACCGCAGACGGGCCTCCATCGTGGGCCCAGCCGCTATCTGGAGCTGCGGGAGCGAGTGACGATCGCGGATCTGCGCCGGCTCGGGTTCTCGATCAGGAAGATCGCGGAACACCTCGGTCGCTCCCCGTCGACGGTCAGCCGGGAGCTGCGTCGCCACGCTACAGCCGACGGGAACTACCTTCCCGCCACCGCCGACCACGCCGCCCACCTGCAGCGAGCCCGACCGAAGACCCCGAAACTGGCCGTCAACAATCGACTCCGGCAACTGGTCCAGCGCAAGCTCAACAGATGCTGGTCCCCGGAGGAGATCAGCGGATGGCTACGCAAGACCTACCCGGCCGACACAGGCATGCGGATCTGCCACGAGACGATCTACCGCGCCCTGCTCACCCGCGAAGACACCGGACTGCACAAGCGCTACGCGACCAAACTCCGCACTGGTCGCCGCATCCGCAAGAACCGCTGGCGTCACAATCACGTCACCGGCACCTCGCGCATCCGGAACATGATGATGATCCACGAGCGCCCCGCCGACGTCGAGGACAAGATCGTTCCCGGCCATTGGGAAGGCGACCTGATCCTCGGCACCGGGTCCGCCTCCGCGATGATCACCTTGCGTGAGCGCGTCACTCACTACGGCATCGTCATCAACCTCCCCCTCGACCACACCTCCGCCACCGTCACCGCGGAGATCACCCGCGCCTTCCGTCGACTCCCCAGTCACCTCAAGCGCACACTCACCTGGGACCAGGGCGTCGAGATGGCCGGCCACGCCGAACTCACCCGCGCGACCGGCGTCCCCGTGTTCTTCGCCGACCGCTCCAGCCCCTGGCAGCGAGGCGCGAATGAGAACTTCAACGGGCTGCTACGCCAGTACTTTCCGAAAGGAACCGACCTCTCGCACCACAGCGCCAAGCACGTCGCACAAGTCATGAACGAGCTCAATTCCCGACCCCGCAAGAAGCTCGACTACGACACCCCCGCCTCACGATTCAACGCCGCCCGCACCCTCGCCACACCGGTCCGATAGCCTTCCCAAACAACGTCATGTTGCATCGACCATCAGAATCCGCCCTGCCGTATTCGCGCGACGGCGCGAGACCGGGGGCCTAGCCCGGTTTCGGGTTCGGCCGGTGCGCATCACCGGTCACTACGCCGGCGCAAATGGTGCCGGCACCCACACGCGGTGCGTGCCGACGATCTCGAAGCCGACGGCGAGAGCCCGCGCGAGGTCGGCGTCGCGCTCGTAGCCCACGATGGCGCGGCCCGGATGCGATCGGCCGATCGCGGCGAGCAATCCGAGCCAATCGGGGTCGGTGCCGGGGCGCTCCCACACGTTCGACACTCCGACGACGTCCCCGCTGGGAGGCTGATGCGTGACAGCGCCACCGATAAGGCGTCCGTCGGCGAACCGCCCGAGGATTCGGAAGCGCGGATGCCTCAGCGCGGCCTCGGGCAGCACGCCGACGTAGTCGTGCAGCTCGCTCCATCGATCCAGGTCGCGCGCGTCGTTGAGCTCGGTCCATTCCTCGGCGAGACCCGGTTCCGGGGCTGTGCGGTGGATCCACTTCGCCTCGAGCAGCTCCTCGAACCCGTGCCCGGCCAGCTCGAGATCTGCGAAGCAGTCCGCGACGCCGCCGCCGGGAAGTCCGCCTCGCCGCCGCGCCCGGCTCGCCTCTGCAGCGGCATGCGCGTCGATTCCAGGCCGAAGAGCGAGCACCGACGAATGAAACAGCGGCACAGGCCCGCCCGCGACCCAGAGCCCGTCGGCCACGGAGACAGGGACGCCGTGCAGCTCCATCACGTCGTCGTACCAGCTCCGGCTCGCCGCAACCGCGGCCTCGAGCCGCGGGTCAGGAGGCGTCATCCACCCAGTCTCGCCCCCGCGCGGTCGCGGGGGCCTGTCGACACCCGATGGGCAGCGGTACCATGACGCCAGGCGCTCCGCTGGGGGTGAGCGCAAGCCGTGACAGCGGCGATCGTGGCAGGCGTCGCGGCGAGTCCTTCTACTGCGAGGGAGCAGCCATGACAGCGACGACTGGTGGGGCGCGTGCGTCACGACCGAGGCCGGAAGACGAACCGCCGGAGTTCGTGACGACGGCACTGAAGACCCATCGATATCTGCGACTATCGTTCGTCTTCGCCGTCGGAGCCCTTCTCATCGGCGTGACCATCGCCTCGGTCGCGGGCAACTATCTGAAGGGATCGATCAGCTACTACTACTGGACACCCGCCCGGAACGTGCTGGTCGGAGTGCTCATCGCGGCGTCCGTCGCGATGCTCGTGCTCAACGGGCGAGGGGGCGCAGCATCCATCCGGCTGTTCGGACGCTGGAACATCAACGTTCCCAGCCCGTCGACGCTGCTCGACTTCGCCGCTATCTTCGGGCCTCTGATCGCGATCGTGCCGACGGACATGAAGAAGACCGAACAGGGACTGACGACGTTCACGTGCGAGGTGAACGAGGTGGAGTGTCTTCCGAAGGCCGCACTGCCTGACGTGCAGAACGCGGTGCTCACGTACATCTTCGCCGTGGCCGTGATCCTCGCGGTGATGTGGTTCGTACGTAGCAGGAACGCGAAGCGGAAGCCGTTCGCGCTGCTCGTGCCCGTGACCGCCGTCATCACCGCCCTCGCCCTCTTCGTCCTCACCTTCGTGTGGAACGACGCATTCCCGTACATCCGCCTCGGCGGCTGGAGCGTCAGCATCCACTACCTTGCGACGTTCCTCTTTTTCGCGGCATTCGCGCTCGTGGTGTGGATCCGCGGTTCTCGTGACGACGATCCCGAGGACCGCACTCCGCCGACTCCGCGGCAGAAGCGCTGGTACAAGGGTCTGGCGGTGGCGATGGCACTCGACATCCTGTTCCTCGTCGGGCTGAGTGTGTTCGCGTGGATCGGCTTCGAGGATCTGTTCCCGGGCTTCCCGGAAGTGATGGTCGGCGAGTTCGCGGGCCTGATCGTGTTCGCCTGGTTCTGGGCGATCCAGACGCGGCAGCGCTGGAACGAGGTAATCACCCCGCTTCCCCGCGAAGGATCGGTCACCGCCGGTGAGCTCAGCCGAAGGCTGACCCCGGTGGAATGACCCACGGGCTCGTCACCTGAAGCCCGAGGCCGGGCCACGGTGTAGCGTGCAGCCGTGGTGAGCAGCGACTACTGGACCGCGGAAGACGCGGCACACTATGACGCCGACGCAGGCGAGATGTTCGCGCCCGCAGTCCTCGACCCGGTGGTCGATTTCCTCAGCGAGATGGCGGGGGAGGGACGCGCGCTCGAGTTCGCGGTCGGGACGGGAAGGGTTGCGATCCCACTGCTGGAGCGCGGGGTTCCCGTTCACGGCATCGAGCTCTCGCAGCCGATGACGGATCGGCTGCGTGAGAAGATCGGCCCGGATCGCCTTCCCGTCACCGTCGGAGACATGGCGACGACTGTCGTCGAGGGGGAGTTCTCGCTCGTCTACCTCGTGTTCAATACGCTCGGCAACCTGCGGACGCAGGCGGAGCAGGTCGCCTGCTTCCGCAACGCGGCCGGTCACCTCGAACCGGGGGGCTTGTTCGTCATCGAGTTGGGGGTCCCTTCTCTGCGCCGGATGCCTCCGGGTCAGACGGCGGTGCCCTTCGACGTCAGCGATCATCACGTCGGTATGGACACTCTCGATCCGGTCACGCAGCAGGGAACCTCGCATCACTATCGGCGCACCGACGATGGCGCCGTGCATTACGGAGCCAGCAACTTCCGCTACGCGTGGCCCTCGGAGTGCGATCTCATGGCGCAGCTCGCGGGGCTGGAGTTCGTCGCGCGATACGCCGACTGGCAGCGGCATCCATTCACCGCTGAGAGCGAGAGCCACGTCTCGGTGTGGCGGAAGTCGGGCTGAGTGGCAAGTCCCCCGGCTCCGCAGCGCGAATCGAGTGGATGCCGGCTGCTCGCAGCTTCTTCGTCGACGAGATCGTGAAAGGGCGGATGCGGATGTCGCGGCCGACTCTCTTCCTGACCATCAGGCTGCCGGGCACCGGCAAGACCACCGATGCCCGTCGGATCGAGGTCGAGCGTGGCGCGCTGCGTCTCACGAAGGACGAGTGGATGAAGGCCCTGTACGGAACGGCGAACCCCTCTTCCGCGTCGGATGTCATCGAGGGAAGGCTCGTCGAGATCGGCCTGAGAGCGCTGGAACTGGGACTCGATGTGATCATCGACTTCGGCCTGTGGGGCAAGGACGAGCGCTCTGCGCTGCGTCAGGCTGCAGCGGACCGCGGCGCGGCGTGCGAGCTGCGCTACTACCGGCTCACCGCGCACGAGCAGCGCAGACGGCTCGACCTGCGGCAGGCGGAGAACCCTGACGCGACCTGGCCGATGTCGGACGAGGAGCTCGCCCGCTGGGCGGCCGCGATCGACGTCCCCAGCGCCGGCGAGCTCGACGGCAGCGAGCCCATCGACCCGCCGCCATCCGGATTCGTCACGTGGGACGAGTGGCGCGTGCATCGCTGGCCCCCGTCCGTCCACTAGCTAACGGTCGGTGCGAGGGCTCTGATGCTCTCCCTGCTCCTTGTCGTAGCCGGCGAGAGTGAGGACGCTGCGCAGGCTCGCGGGGGTGCCGGGCCAGTGGCGTTCGATGGCGTCCATGCCGGCGTGCCGGATCGCGAACCGCAGAACGATCGCGACGATGATCGCGTCGTCGGCGTAGCCCAGCACCGGAATGAAGTCGGGCACGAGATCGATGGGCAGAAGCAGATACCCGAGCAGACCGAGCAGCCACCAGCGGGTCGCGCGCGGAACGGTCGGGTCACCGGCCAGCCGTTTCACCAGACGGATGACGTCGGGCACCAGTCGCACGATGGACCGCCAGTCCACGTCCGAGTCGGCGCGTCGTTGCTGCATCCACAGCACGACCAGCAGCACCACCCAGAGCAGGACGATGCCGCCGACGATACCGAGGACGATGGTCAACCAGTCCGGCATCCGGCTTCCCACCTTCCGTCACGGGCGCCACCATCCAACCCCACCTGCGCGGAACGCCCAACTCGGCAGCTGACGCCGGATCGTCACGATCGCCTGGACTCGGGGTCGATCAGCGCGGACGCCGGGGGTTTCGCTCGCGCCCGAATCCCAGCATCCTCGCCCGGTTCTCGCAAGCCCTGGCTCGGTCTCACCGCCCGTCACTACCGTGACGGAGGAGCGGGGACCAACCACCTCGCAGTGCGGAGACGATCATGGACGGGAACGACGAGATCCTGAATTCACTGCCGGTGAATGAGATCGCCGCCAAGCTCGGTGTAGACCCGAGCGTTGCGCGGCAGGCGATCCAGGAGGGCGGCGCGACGATCCTGACCGGTCTTCAGCGGAATGCGCAGACGCCCGAAGGCTCGCAGTCGATCCTGAACGCACTCGACAAGCACTCGGGCACCATCGGAGAGGGAACAGTGGATGTCGACAGCGTCGACACCGCGGACGGTCAGAAGATCCTCGGGCACATCTTCGGCGACCAGCAGCAGGCTGTGGCGCAGAAGCTCACGTCGGAGCCGCAGACGGCGGGCATCGACTTCGGCAAGCTGCTGCCGATCCTGGCGCCGATCGTGCTCGGGCTGATCGCGAAGAAGCAGGGCAGCACCTCCGGCGGGGCGGGATCCGGCACCAGCGCCGGCGGGGGCGGCATCGGCGACATCATCGGCGGACTGCTGGGCGGCAGCGGCTCGGGCGGCGGGTCGTCCGCAGGCGGCATCGACATCGGCGGACTGCTGGGCGGGCTCTTCGGCGGCAGGAAGTAGGCACTCGCGGAGCGTCGACAGCCGGCCCCGCACGCATCCCAGCGGCACGCCCTACCACGAACCGGAGGGCGGTGGCTGTCCCCCGAATGGGGACTGCCTGGCGCGGATGCCGCCGCCTAGCGTGGCAGGACGGTGCGCCTGACGGGCGAGCCGCAGGACGACCGAAGGAGGTCTGTGTGGGTAACTCGATGGCACGACGCCGGATCACGGCAATGATCAGTGGCACCGCCTTGCTGGTGGGTGCGGGGGTGGTCGGTGTCGCCGCTCCTGCGTCGGCGGGTACCTTGGCCCCCGCTTGTGTGAAGGCGTGGACCCTGTCGGACGGAGACGTCCGCGTGCGGAACGATTGCGCCAACTCCAAGCGCATCAAAGTCGTGATGGCCTGGGGCCCCGACCTCGCCTGCTGGACGATCCCCGCCGGCGGCGGCGCCGAGTGGGATGACCCGCTGGGCCGGCTCGACCGCGTGGAGCTCTGCTGAGACCGTGATGGGCAAGCCATCGAGGTCACGCCCGTGGCGCCGGTTGACCGCAGCCGCCAGCGCCGCGGCCTTGCTCGCCGGAACGGTCGTGTTCGGTGTCGCGGCGCCCGCGTCGGCGGGTGAGCTCGCACCGGACTGCGTGAAAGCCTGGGAGTACAGTTCCGGACACGTCTACGTCTGGAACACGTGTGCCAGAGACAAGCGCATCAAGGTCGTCATGGCGTGGGGTCCGGACCAGGCGTGCACGACGCTGCGCGCCGGCTACGACAAGCTGTACCTCGACCCGTTCGGTCGGTTCGATCGCGTCGAACTCTGCTGAACCGGGTCTGAGATCCGCCTGCGGTGGAGGGGTGGGCTGCGACCGCGGTCCGGGGCATCCCGCGACGTCGTCTCGGATGCATCCCACCCCTTCTCTGCGGCTTCTGCCCGGCGGACCACTCGCGCGAACGACACCCGCATCGTCGGCGGGGTCAACGGTCTCCCTGTGCCCTATCGGGTCGCCTTCCTCCGACGCGAGAATGAACGGGTGGCCGCTCGAGACGAGGTCCTCCAGGCAGCTGAGGCTCGCGCCGCTGCGCTCGCGGCGGGCGACGAGCGTGCCCTCATGGTGCTGCTGCACCCGGAGTTCGGCTGGACGACGCACACCGGGGAGCGGTTCGACCGCGATGGCTACCTGGCCGCGAATGTCGGCGGGCCGACGCGCTGGCACGCCCAGACGTTGACAGAGATCACGGTCACCGTTGTCGGCGACGCCGCCGTTCTGCGATGTTCGGTCACGGATGATGTGAGCACGCAGGCCGGACGAAGCGAGTACCGGATGCCGATGACTCAGATCTGGGTGCGTTCCGACGGCCGGTGGCGCTGTCTGGGTGGGCATGCGGGACCGCGCCTTGCGGCGCACGGACCCCTTCCGTGAAGAGTGTGGGTATCACGGTGGCTGAGCCCTCCTGCCGCGCTCGCCGACGGTGTCGAGCACCGGCATCCGGGAGCCTCCCGGCCGCCCCCCGGTGTCGGATTCGCCCGCATTCGGTAGAGTCGGCGGCCAGAGGACGTCCCGACCCGTCCGAGAGGCACCCGATGGCAAGAGACAAGGCGATCGACGAGTCGAAGGCGATGGAGGAGATCGCCGAACGGCTTCAGGAGCGTTTCCCGGAGGCGTCTCGCCAGACGATCGTCGACGCGATCGAGAAGGCCCGGGCAGGCTTCGACGGGGCGAAAGTCCGCGACTTCGTCCCCGTCCTCATCGAGAAGGAAGCCAAAGCCCACCTCAAGGGCAAGCGCTGAGCGGGCCACGCGCCGAGGTCTCACCGGCATCCCGGCGGATGCCGAACCGGAGCAGAGATGAGTTCGACACATCCCCAGGACGAGTACGAAGCGCTGAGAAGACTACGCGCGCTCCACCGGCAACCACAGTTCGCAGGTAGCGCTACTGAAATCGTCTGAGCGGGCGAGCATGCCGACCATCGAGGGCCCCGGCCGCAGCCGCCATGGATTGGATGGGAACCATTCGGTCGCCGTGGCGGCCCACGCCGACTGCAGGGCGGCGGGATAGTCGCCTTCGATGCGGAACACCGCCCAGGCGCCGGCGGGAACCTCGATGACGTCGAGGTCGTCGGGCACGCGGGTGCCGTCGGTGACGGCGATGCCGTGCACGTAGGTGAGCTCGCTTCCCTCTTGGTAGTCGGGGTCGACGTCGGCGCTCACCTGGAGCAGACCGGCCGGTTCGGTGTTGCTCAGGTCTTTGAGGCGGGCGTGCTCCGCGACAGGCAGCGAGGCGATGTGCGCCTGGATCTGCGGGTTGATGCCCTCGTGGATCAGAGGCACGCGAGCGGCGTGACCCACGAGCCGGAAATCCGGTCGGTCGGTGATTCGAGCGTCCATGGTGATGTTCCCTTCGACGGTCAGGCGGAACCTGATCTGCGGTTGTGTGCGAAGGGGGCCACCATCTCGCCGGACATCGCCGGGGCTGACGCCGTGCACCGAGCGGAATGCGCGCCCGAATGCTTCGGTCGACCCGTAGCCGTACCGCACGGCGATCCCGAGCAGATCGCCGTCCCCGAGGACGTCCGCGACGGCGACCGTCATGCGCCGGCGCCGGACGTACTCGGAGAGCGGAATCCCGGCCAGCGATGAGAACATACGCCGCAGGTGGTACTCGGTCGTGCCGAGCCGCGATGCCACGGCCGTCACGTCCAGATCTTCGGTCAGATGCTCCTCGACGTGGGCGACGAGTCGGTTCAGTTCAGCGATCACGACTCTCCCTTCGGGATCCACCCTTCCGGAGCATCTCGAACGGCACCCTACTATCGCGGTCCGATCCGATCTGATCCGACCGCGGGCGTCGTGAGGTTCTCACCGATGGCGAGCCTCACCCGCGTCGTCGTCGCCGGCGAAGCGGGCGAGGAAGTCGGCCGGCCGGACGATCCGGGCGAAACTGAGCCCGTTCAGAGGTCCGGGTTCGAACCCATCTCGTCCGCGATCCTGTCGGCCTCGCGAGCCACCGCCTCCTGCTCGGCCTCGCTCAGCGGCGGTAGACCGACTTCATCGGCGGGGATTCCCGCGTAGGGGTCCGCGCCGGGAAACTCCTGGTTGAAGGAGCCGGCGACGACTCCGCCCGGGGGAACCTCGTCGCCTGCGGCGCCGAGGATCGTCTCCTCGCCGGGAGCTTGCTCCGGTACGTCGTCTCCGAGGTGCTTACGATGCCACTCGCCGCTCATGTCCACTCCCACCGTTCCAACAGGGCCACACCGATCATCACCGAGACGATGGAGATGGGCAACGCCCGCATCGCTCGTCTCATTCGCCGAAGAGTAAGCGTCCGGACGCCGACGTACCCCATTCCGATCGACGGCCGGCGGGGATAACGTCGATGTGTCGGCATCTGCGAAGGAGCGGATGATGAGCGTGTCTACCCACGATGTGACCTTGCTGGAAGATCCGGTTGCGCAGCAGCTTCTCGCGGCGCCCGTGCTGGCGAGATTCGCGTACACCTGGTCCGATGGGACCCCCCGAGTCGTGCCGATGTGGTTCCACTGGGACGGTCGGTACGTGGTTGTGGCCAGTCCACCGGGCGCACCCAAGCTGAAGGTGCTGGGTGAGCGGCCGGACGTCGCGGTCACCATCGACACAGATGGATGGCCGTATCGCGTGCTGTCGATCCGAGGACGCGCCGAGATGGAGATGCTCGACGATGTCGCGCCCGAGTACGCCGCTGCGGCGGAACGGTACTTCGGCGAGGAACAAGGGCGAGCGTGGGTCGGGCAGCTCCGCGGCCGGCCGATGTGTCGTATCCGGGTCGTCCCCGAGTGGGTCAACGTCCTCGACTTCGAGACGCGTCTGCCGAGCGCTCTCACCCTGTAGGCGTCTGACCTGCGCCGGCGTGGACCGCGCACTCGGGGCTACCTGGTGTGCACGTCCGTCTCGGAGCCGTCGCGGCCCAGGACACCACGTCCGGGTGATTGACTGGGCGCATGGACGGGGTGGCGATGTTCCCGCTCGGCAGCGTGCTCTTCCCCTACACGCCGCTGGTGCTGAGGGTGTTCGAGCCCCGCTACCTCACGATGATGGGGCGTCTGCTCGACCTCGACGAGCCCGAGTTCGGAGTGGTGCTCATCGAGCGCGGGCTCGAGG
This region includes:
- a CDS encoding IS30 family transposase, with the protein product MYLALSSPTAVRLLAAVKSGESLRKSARMAGVGKGSLYRLLRDRYLQLRRSGLDSAAAVAEMGVRTGYIPEWEALVDHPRLRHHLAVAEAIEARFWDAFESGMTITAASHAAGVSHATGQRWIQRRFDLLRADRVSVEECARRLRLRAGGAERLERHWQARLRVRQSEAAAARRIALATAARHVEQATALHGTLRRKQELTERYWQLTREGVTNTEACRILGMSRRAGGEIRRQAQDRIPPQTGLHRGPSRYLELRERVTIADLRRLGFSIRKIAEHLGRSPSTVSRELRRHATADGNYLPATADHAAHLQRARPKTPKLAVNNRLRQLVQRKLNRCWSPEEISGWLRKTYPADTGMRICHETIYRALLTREDTGLHKRYATKLRTGRRIRKNRWRHNHVTGTSRIRNMMMIHERPADVEDKIVPGHWEGDLILGTGSASAMITLRERVTHYGIVINLPLDHTSATVTAEITRAFRRLPSHLKRTLTWDQGVEMAGHAELTRATGVPVFFADRSSPWQRGANENFNGLLRQYFPKGTDLSHHSAKHVAQVMNELNSRPRKKLDYDTPASRFNAARTLATPVR
- a CDS encoding class I SAM-dependent methyltransferase; this translates as MVSSDYWTAEDAAHYDADAGEMFAPAVLDPVVDFLSEMAGEGRALEFAVGTGRVAIPLLERGVPVHGIELSQPMTDRLREKIGPDRLPVTVGDMATTVVEGEFSLVYLVFNTLGNLRTQAEQVACFRNAAGHLEPGGLFVIELGVPSLRRMPPGQTAVPFDVSDHHVGMDTLDPVTQQGTSHHYRRTDDGAVHYGASNFRYAWPSECDLMAQLAGLEFVARYADWQRHPFTAESESHVSVWRKSG
- a CDS encoding ATP-binding protein, whose product is MPAARSFFVDEIVKGRMRMSRPTLFLTIRLPGTGKTTDARRIEVERGALRLTKDEWMKALYGTANPSSASDVIEGRLVEIGLRALELGLDVIIDFGLWGKDERSALRQAAADRGAACELRYYRLTAHEQRRRLDLRQAENPDATWPMSDEELARWAAAIDVPSAGELDGSEPIDPPPSGFVTWDEWRVHRWPPSVH
- a CDS encoding DUF1232 domain-containing protein, which codes for MPDWLTIVLGIVGGIVLLWVVLLVVLWMQQRRADSDVDWRSIVRLVPDVIRLVKRLAGDPTVPRATRWWLLGLLGYLLLPIDLVPDFIPVLGYADDAIIVAIVLRFAIRHAGMDAIERHWPGTPASLRSVLTLAGYDKEQGEHQSPRTDR
- a CDS encoding DUF937 domain-containing protein, whose product is MDGNDEILNSLPVNEIAAKLGVDPSVARQAIQEGGATILTGLQRNAQTPEGSQSILNALDKHSGTIGEGTVDVDSVDTADGQKILGHIFGDQQQAVAQKLTSEPQTAGIDFGKLLPILAPIVLGLIAKKQGSTSGGAGSGTSAGGGGIGDIIGGLLGGSGSGGGSSAGGIDIGGLLGGLFGGRK
- a CDS encoding nuclear transport factor 2 family protein gives rise to the protein MAARDEVLQAAEARAAALAAGDERALMVLLHPEFGWTTHTGERFDRDGYLAANVGGPTRWHAQTLTEITVTVVGDAAVLRCSVTDDVSTQAGRSEYRMPMTQIWVRSDGRWRCLGGHAGPRLAAHGPLP
- a CDS encoding AraC family transcriptional regulator; protein product: MIAELNRLVAHVEEHLTEDLDVTAVASRLGTTEYHLRRMFSSLAGIPLSEYVRRRRMTVAVADVLGDGDLLGIAVRYGYGSTEAFGRAFRSVHGVSPGDVRRDGGPLRTQPQIRFRLTVEGNITMDARITDRPDFRLVGHAARVPLIHEGINPQIQAHIASLPVAEHARLKDLSNTEPAGLLQVSADVDPDYQEGSELTYVHGIAVTDGTRVPDDLDVIEVPAGAWAVFRIEGDYPAALQSAWAATATEWFPSNPWRLRPGPSMVGMLARSDDFSSATCELWLPVERA
- a CDS encoding pyridoxamine 5'-phosphate oxidase family protein codes for the protein MSVSTHDVTLLEDPVAQQLLAAPVLARFAYTWSDGTPRVVPMWFHWDGRYVVVASPPGAPKLKVLGERPDVAVTIDTDGWPYRVLSIRGRAEMEMLDDVAPEYAAAAERYFGEEQGRAWVGQLRGRPMCRIRVVPEWVNVLDFETRLPSALTL